From a region of the Zingiber officinale cultivar Zhangliang chromosome 10B, Zo_v1.1, whole genome shotgun sequence genome:
- the LOC122029491 gene encoding probable endo-1,3(4)-beta-glucanase ARB_01444, with the protein MMRKVRRKISRVSSVILSQSLSSYFNADKKKPSSPSPPPPPPPPPPPPPAANMPFHHRHHHHPPSTAPLPTAPFLFPRANSTVLPDPSAFFSPSLLCSPLPTNSFFQNFVLNNGDQAEYIHPYLIKPSSSSLTFCYPSRFHIPAYVYQSFTPDLTIGAADGGARHVVSAFDDLSVTLDFPPSLRFFLVRGSPFVTCSTTTTTTISISSVNAFIDVSANGSFTKHTLRLNSGQTFLCYSSAPMRLAQQGNSLLSAPGFAGVVRLAALPDPAYEPVLDRFSACYPVSGEASFARPFSVEYMWEKKGWGDLLLLAHPLHLRLLSSDDCRVTVLDDFKYNSIDGELVGVVGDSWTLKTDAISLAWHSTKGLNEEGYAEIISALSKDVDSLASAPITTTSSYFYGKAIARAARLALIAEEVGFPDVIPFVRQFLKQTITPWLDGSFNGNGFLYDTKWGGIVTRQGSTDSGADFGFGIFNDHHYHLGYFLYAIAVLAKLDPAWGRKYRPQAYSMMADFMTLSRKQHANYTRLRCFDPWKLHSWAGGLTEFADGRNQESTSEAVNAYYSAVLMGLSFGDAHLVAIGSTLTAFEIKAAEMWWHVREGEGIYEDDFSRENRVVGVLWNNKRDSGLWFAPAEWRECRLGIQVLPLLPITEVLFRDVRFVKELVKWTVPALAREGVGQGWKGFVYALEGMYDRETALEKTRMLTGHDDGNSLSNLLWWLYSRDASAAEQSSFGWVRDGWFGHYCH; encoded by the coding sequence ATGATGAGAAAAGTGCGAAGGAAAATTAGCAGAGTCTCGTCCGTCATCCTTTCTCAATCTCTCAGTTCTTATTTTAACGCCGACAAGAAGAAACCATCCTCACCTTCTCCTCcaccaccgccgccgccgccgccgccgccgccacctgCAGCCAACATGCCATTCCACCACCGCCACCACCATCACCCTCCGTCCACCGCACCGCTCCCCACCGCCCCCTTCCTCTTCCCGAGAGCCAACTCCACCGTCCTTCCTGATCCATCCGCCTTCTTCTCCCCCTCCCTCCTCTGCTCCCCTCTCCCCACCAACTCCTTCTTCCAGAACTTCGTCCTCAACAACGGGGATCAGGCGGAATACATCCACCCCTACCTCATCaaaccctcctcctcctccctcacCTTCTGCTATCCTTCTCGCTTCCATATCCCCGCCTACGTTTACCAGTCCTTCACCCCCGATCTCACCATCGGCGCCGCAGATGGCGGTGCCCGCCACGTCGTCTCCGCCTTCGACGACCTCAGTGTCACCCTCGATTTCCCCCCTTCGCTCCGCTTCTTTCTCGTCCGCGGAAGCCCCTTCGTCACCTGCTCTACCACTACCACCACCACGATTTCCATCTCCTCCGTCAACGCCTTCATCGATGTCTCCGCCAACGGCTCCTTCACCAAGCACACTCTCCGCCTCAACAGCGGCCAGACCTTCCTCTGCTACTCCTCCGCGCCGATGCGCCTCGCGCAGCAGGGCAACTCCCTCCTCTCCGCCCCAGGCTTCGCCGGTGTCGTGCGCCTCGCAGCTCTCCCTGATCCCGCCTATGAGCCCGTCCTCGATCGGTTCAGCGCCTGCTATCCGGTCTCCGGCGAAGCCTCCTTCGCCCGTCCCTTCTCTGTGGAGTACATGTGGGAGAAAAAGGGATGGGGCGACCTGCTTCTCCTCGCCCATCCCCTCCACCTCCGCCTCCTCTCCTCCGACGACTGCCGCGTCACCGTGCTCGACGATTTCAAGTACAATAGCATCGACGGCGAACTCGTAGGGGTCGTCGGCGATTCGTGGACTCTCAAGACCGACGCCATCTCGCTCGCCTGGCATTCGACAAAAGGCCTGAATGAGGAAGGCTATGCCGAGATTATCTCCGCCCTCTCTAAGGATGTCGACAGTCTGGCTTCTGCTCCCATCACCACCACCTCCTCCTACTTCTACGGCAAGGCGATCGCCCGTGCCGCTCGTTTAGCCTTGATCGCAGAGGAAGTTGGTTTCCCAGACGTCATTCCCTTCGTGCGACAGTTCTTGAAGCAAACCATCACTCCATGGCTGGACGGCAGCTTCAACGGCAACGGATTCCTGTATGACACAAAATGGGGAGGAATTGTCACCAGGCAGGGATCCACCGACTCGGGTGCCGATTTCGGTTTCGGAATCTTTAACGATCACCATTACCATCTGGGCTACTTCCTCTATGCGATTGCCGTGCTCGCCAAGCTTGATCCGGCATGGGGCAGGAAATACAGGCCTCAGGCCTACTCCATGATGGCTGATTTCATGACCCTGTCCCGGAAGCAACATGCCAACTACACCCGGCTCCGGTGCTTCGATCCCTGGAAGCTGCATTCCTGGGCAGGAGGGCTCACCGAATTCGCAGACGGCCGTAATCAAGAGAGCACCAGCGAGGCTGTGAACGCCTACTATTCAGCAGTTCTCATGGGACTGAGCTTCGGGGACGCCCACCTGGTGGCAATCGGCTCGACGCTCACCGCCTTTGAGATTAAAGCCGCAGAGATGTGGTGGCATGTGAGGGAGGGGGAAGGCATCTATGAGGACGACTTCAGCAGGGAGAATAGAGTGGTGGGAGTGCTGTGGAACAACAAGAGGGACAGTGGCTTGTGGTTTGCTCCTGCTGAATGGAGAGAATGCAGGCTGGGGATTCAGGTCTTGCCGCTGCTGCCCATCACCGAAGTCCTGTTCCGCGACGTTAGATTCGTAAAGGAACTAGTCAAATGGACTGTGCCTGCTTTGGCAAGGGAAGGAGTTGGCCAAGGTTGGAAAGGGTTTGTCTATGCTCTGGAAGGCATGTACGATAGAGAGACGGCGTTGGAGAAGACGAGAATGCTAACTGGGCACGACGACGGCAACTCCCTTTCTAATTTGCTCTGGTGGCTTTACAGTAGGGATGCCAGTGCCGCTGAGCAAAGCAGCTTCGGATGGGTTAGAGATGGTTGGTTTGGCCATTACTGCCATTGA